The following DNA comes from Lentibacillus sp. Marseille-P4043.
AATGCTATATAATGTACCTGGCCGAAGCGTTGTTGCAATAGCGGTAGAGACAGTTGTCCGATTAGCAGAGATTGAAAACATTGTGGCGATAAAGGATGCGAGCGGTGATTTGGATGCAATGGCGAAAGTGATCAGCCAAACCCCTGATGATTTTACACTGTACAGTGGAGATGATAGTTTGACATTACCAGTTATGTCCATCGGCGGAGCAGGCGTTGTCTCTGTTGCTGCCCATATCGTGGGGAATGAAATGCAGGAAATGATCAGCCATTTTAACAATGGTGATACACAAGCGGCGGCTTCGATGCATCGAACGCTTCTCCCAGTGATGAAGGCATTATTTGCGCAACCAAGCCCATCACCAACAAAAGAAGCGTTAAACCAAAAAGGCATTCGCGTTGGAAATGTTCGGTTGCCAATGGTGCCTTTAACAGATGAAGAAAAAAGGAGATTGCAAGCGGTTCTGAGATAGATTGGGACGCAGGATGGTGGCAGGTGGGACATGGGGACAGGTTTGTTGTCCCACCCTCTAACCCGCGCCACTACGCTAAATCAGGCTGGGACAACAAACCTGTCCCCACGTCCCCCAAAAAAAGTAGGTTCCATATGGTAAATCTTCCGCTGTAAAACGTCCATCTGTTGCATTTGGAATTAACCGTGATGGAGTAGATTGGAAAGGCATGGATGGTACGGATGCGCGATTAATCTTCATGATTGCTGTACCAGAAGAGAGTGCAGGGGATGCCCATTTGAATATCTTACAAATGCTTTCCCGCAAATTGAAGGTCGAGACATTCAGGGGAAAGCTGCTGAACGTAACGACTAAGGAAGAAGCATACGAACTGTTGGATACGATTCATTAAGGTTGGCTGTGTAATGGACTGAAATTTGGTCGGGAATGTGGAAAAAGAGAGCAGTTACGCTCTCTTTTTCAATATCTCGAAAATATGATTCCAGGTAGTCTGTTCTTCATTTGTGTTGTAAACGGGCTTGAAGCCGAATTGACTGTATATGTGGATGGCGGCTTGACTAGATGCTTGTGTTTTTAGGTAAGCTTTTTGATGATACTGGGAAAGAAGTTTCATCGCCTCGTATATTAATGGTTTACCGAGTTTTTTTCCTTGGAAGCCAGGGATAATTTCAATCCAATGTAATCGGCCGATCGTTTCTTTATTCCATTCACCAAACCAAGCAGTCGCTGTTCCGATTGTTTGTCCATCGGTTGTTTCAAGGAAGATGATCCGCTTTTTTACTTCAATTGGGTGGATGCTGAATTCGTGGTTGAAGCGTTGTAAAGCGTTCTGTTCGCTTGAAAATTCATTCGTTGCAGTTACAATTTTTGCCCATGTTTCATGATCATTTTCCCGATTATACAGGCGA
Coding sequences within:
- the dapA gene encoding 4-hydroxy-tetrahydrodipicolinate synthase → MDFGKVLTAMVTPFDQNGEIDFDATSNLVNHLITNGSDGLVIAGTTGESPTLTTDEKAELFTYVVKVVDGRIPVIAGTGSNSTKASIDLTKKAEQAGVDGVMLVTPYYNKPSQEGLFQHFKAIAASTSLPVMLYNVPGRSVVAIAVETVVRLAEIENIVAIKDASGDLDAMAKVISQTPDDFTLYSGDDSLTLPVMSIGGAGVVSVAAHIVGNEMQEMISHFNNGDTQAAASMHRTLLPVMKALFAQPSPSPTKEALNQKGIRVGNVRLPMVPLTDEEKRRLQAVLR
- a CDS encoding GNAT family N-acetyltransferase, with translation MTETALYMLHDLNDIPNYPLPSGFHFRLYNRENDHETWAKIVTATNEFSSEQNALQRFNHEFSIHPIEVKKRIIFLETTDGQTIGTATAWFGEWNKETIGRLHWIEIIPGFQGKKLGKPLIYEAMKLLSQYHQKAYLKTQASSQAAIHIYSQFGFKPVYNTNEEQTTWNHIFEILKKRA